A single region of the Salvia splendens isolate huo1 chromosome 18, SspV2, whole genome shotgun sequence genome encodes:
- the LOC121777826 gene encoding acyl-acyl carrier protein thioesterase ATL3, chloroplastic-like: MLHNSLTHITTQSAFSFPIVPRRHAEQLPPLVRSCDRLLQRRPLTARSTAVAVSNTLTGGGKGMSWFFELEQEVREYELDQFRVVNNAIYSNLCEYATYKLLHEIGFDADTKLAVSDATIKYISPLKRKDRYLLKVRLYDYSTTRFFFEDQVSRLPDHKPIAWGTATLVLLDERLRPTRITPSMISQFNKFLLTHTNK; the protein is encoded by the exons ATGTTGCACAATTCTTTAACTCACATCACCACACAATCGGCGTTTAGCTTCCCGATCGTTCCGAGACGGCATGCCGAGCAGCTGCCGCCTCTCGTTAGGAGCTGCGATCGGCTTTTGCAGCGGCGGCCGCTGACGGCGAGGAGCACTGCAGTTGCTGTGAGTAATACATTAACCGGAGGTGGCAAAGG GATGAGTTGGTTTTTCGAACTAGAACAAGAAGTTCGAGAGTATGAATTGGATCAATTTAGAGTGGTGAATAATGCTATCTATTCCAATCTTTGTGAATATG CTACATACAAACTCCTTCATGAGATCGGTTTTGATGCTGATACAAAGTTAGCAGTGTCCGATGCCACAATCAAATATATCTCACCTTTGAAG AGGAAAGATAGATACTTGCTAAAAGTGAGGTTATATGATTATTCAACTACTCGATTCTTTTTTGAGGACCAAGTCTCCAGGCTACCAGATCATAAG CCGATTGCATGGGGTACGGCCACATTGGTTCTACTAGACGAGAGGCTACGTCCAACACGAATCACACCTTCGATGATCTCCCAATTCAACAAATTCCTACTAACACACACAAACAAATGA